In the genome of Fulvivirga maritima, one region contains:
- a CDS encoding DUF4340 domain-containing protein translates to MQRKRNIKLIVVLVLLIGATVVAYFLTRPADKLEVDRTIFAYEDPSAINRVVFELGAEKNSLTYNGSHWLLNDNYEADPQRVSVIFALLTQQRVRRMAARQQQDSLQQAFEKRGVHVTYYEEANGVKDFYVLGDDENKITYMAESPGSQAYIVEIPGYRSYLAGIYELDQNGWRNPRIFDFNWANLEGVEVVYNEHPENGFSVGFDSSFYEVRGLAQTDSSRLTDFLDDVSLLYANDFLNQKEVSEYQELVDQEPQAIIKVHDVADNIYTLEVYQALKNNREIIGRKDSADYAIFDISRMRRILRPKGFFEKKKQPI, encoded by the coding sequence ATGCAGAGAAAAAGAAATATAAAGCTAATAGTAGTGCTGGTGTTGCTCATAGGGGCTACAGTGGTGGCTTATTTTCTCACCAGACCCGCCGATAAGCTGGAGGTAGACAGGACTATATTTGCTTATGAAGATCCGTCAGCTATTAATAGAGTGGTGTTTGAGTTAGGAGCTGAGAAAAACAGTCTGACTTACAATGGCTCTCATTGGCTGCTAAATGATAATTATGAAGCTGACCCGCAGCGGGTGAGTGTTATTTTTGCATTGCTCACACAGCAGCGGGTAAGAAGAATGGCCGCCAGGCAGCAGCAAGATTCATTACAACAGGCTTTTGAAAAGAGAGGCGTTCATGTTACCTATTATGAGGAAGCTAATGGCGTGAAGGATTTTTATGTTTTGGGTGATGATGAAAATAAAATCACCTATATGGCTGAAAGTCCTGGATCTCAGGCGTATATTGTGGAAATACCAGGATACAGAAGTTATTTGGCTGGTATTTATGAGTTAGATCAAAATGGGTGGAGAAATCCCAGAATATTTGATTTTAACTGGGCTAATCTTGAAGGCGTAGAAGTGGTCTATAATGAGCATCCTGAGAATGGCTTTTCCGTAGGCTTTGACTCTAGCTTTTACGAGGTGAGAGGGCTGGCTCAAACGGACTCATCCCGGCTTACTGACTTCCTGGATGATGTGTCATTGCTTTATGCAAATGACTTTCTAAATCAAAAGGAAGTGTCAGAGTATCAGGAGTTAGTAGATCAGGAGCCGCAAGCCATAATTAAGGTGCACGATGTGGCGGATAACATTTATACGCTGGAAGTGTATCAGGCCTTGAAGAATAATCGAGAGATAATTGGTAGAAAAGATTCTGCTGATTATGCTATATTTGATATTTCAAGGATGCGTAGAATTTTGCGTCCTAAAGGTTTTTTTGAGAAAAAGAAACAGCCGATTTAA
- the gldG gene encoding gliding motility-associated ABC transporter substrate-binding protein GldG: protein MVALDSRKLESFLRFCIGLVAVVLINIIASSQFFRLDLTEEGRYTIKEPTKEMLQDLDDVVYLEVYLDGELNSGFKRLQRSIRETLEEFRVYSGDNIQYTFNDPTAAMSEKARGEFMRSLMAKGIQPTNIIDEQNGNRVEKLVFPGALISYGGVETGVMLLKGNKASSAEEKLNQSIEGIEYEIASAIRGLTTLSRKKVAVIRGHDELDSLEMASYTAALANLYDLGKERLDRDLSQYDAMIVAKPRKKFSETEKYYLDQYLMKGGKVMLLLDKMHANMDSASAPMNFAFPYDLNLDDQLFKYGVRLNGDLIQDQMAAKYPIVVGNMGDQPQLSLENWPFFPIINKFANHPITRNMDAVLLKFASTMDSIRVDGVKKTPLLFSSQYARSVTAPVNVSVQDLRKNLTPEMLNKPFLPVAYLLEGNFSSLYKNRFKPENVSDDDFVDTAADDAKLLVVSDGDIAKNEINKRNGDPQPLGFYPFAQTEFANQDFLLNSLAYMLDDEGLITARNKELKIRPLDKVQVSREKTKWQIINMVLPVLLIIIYGVIRFYLRKKKYTGFTK, encoded by the coding sequence ATGGTAGCTTTAGATAGTAGAAAATTAGAGTCTTTTTTAAGGTTTTGTATTGGGCTGGTGGCCGTGGTGCTTATTAATATCATCGCTTCATCTCAGTTTTTTCGTCTTGATCTTACTGAAGAAGGAAGGTATACCATAAAGGAGCCTACCAAAGAAATGCTCCAAGATTTAGATGATGTAGTATATTTAGAGGTGTATCTGGATGGTGAACTTAATTCCGGTTTCAAACGCCTGCAAAGATCTATAAGAGAAACGCTGGAAGAATTTAGAGTCTATTCCGGTGATAATATTCAATATACTTTTAATGATCCTACCGCGGCTATGAGTGAAAAGGCTCGTGGTGAGTTTATGAGAAGCTTAATGGCTAAAGGTATTCAGCCTACTAATATTATTGATGAGCAAAATGGTAACAGGGTTGAAAAATTAGTGTTTCCGGGTGCTCTGATCTCCTATGGAGGTGTGGAGACCGGTGTAATGCTTCTGAAAGGGAATAAAGCCTCTAGTGCTGAAGAAAAATTGAATCAGTCTATTGAAGGGATAGAATATGAAATAGCATCAGCTATTCGAGGACTAACTACCTTATCAAGAAAAAAGGTGGCTGTAATCAGAGGGCATGATGAACTTGATTCGCTGGAAATGGCTAGCTATACCGCTGCACTGGCAAATTTGTATGATTTAGGTAAAGAAAGGCTGGATAGAGATTTGAGTCAGTATGATGCTATGATAGTGGCTAAGCCCAGGAAGAAGTTCAGCGAAACAGAGAAGTATTACTTAGATCAATACCTGATGAAGGGCGGAAAAGTAATGCTGTTGCTTGATAAGATGCATGCTAATATGGATAGCGCTTCTGCTCCTATGAACTTCGCTTTTCCATATGATCTTAACCTTGATGATCAGCTTTTTAAATATGGCGTTCGTTTAAATGGAGATCTTATTCAGGATCAAATGGCTGCCAAATACCCGATAGTGGTGGGTAATATGGGAGATCAGCCTCAGCTGAGTTTAGAAAATTGGCCCTTTTTCCCTATCATTAATAAGTTTGCTAATCATCCTATTACCAGAAATATGGATGCTGTGCTGTTGAAATTTGCCTCTACCATGGATAGTATTCGGGTGGATGGAGTGAAGAAAACTCCTTTGTTATTTAGCTCCCAGTATGCCCGATCAGTAACGGCGCCAGTTAATGTTTCTGTGCAGGATCTGAGAAAGAATTTAACTCCTGAAATGCTCAATAAACCCTTTTTGCCAGTAGCATACTTGTTAGAAGGGAATTTTAGTTCGTTATACAAAAATCGGTTTAAACCTGAAAATGTGTCTGATGATGATTTTGTAGATACAGCAGCAGATGATGCTAAATTATTAGTAGTGAGTGATGGTGATATAGCGAAAAATGAAATTAATAAGCGCAATGGAGATCCTCAGCCGCTGGGCTTTTATCCTTTTGCGCAGACAGAATTCGCTAATCAGGATTTTCTGCTCAACTCACTGGCTTATATGCTGGATGATGAAGGGCTGATTACCGCCAGAAATAAAGAATTAAAAATAAGGCCTTTAGATAAAGTGCAGGTGAGCAGAGAGAAAACCAAATGGCAGATCATTAATATGGTGTTGCCAGTGTTGCTCATTATCATTTATGGAGTAATTAGGTTCTATTTAAGAAAGAAAAAATATACTGGATTTACCAAGTAA
- the gldF gene encoding gliding motility-associated ABC transporter permease subunit GldF, with protein sequence MIQIFLKEFNSFLNSLIAYIVISVFLTGIGLLMWVFPDTSVLEYGYADMETLFVLGPYVFMFLIPAITMRMFAEEKRGGTIELLLTKPITDWQIIFGKYLSGLVLVVFAIVPTLVYYWSIYKLGSPEGNIDTAGVMGSYVGLVLLGAVFTAIGIFSSVISSNQIISFIVAVFFCFIVYSGFESIASINDWGQFSGMLEQLGILYHYDALSKGLIDSRDVIYFLSVIAVVLLATKLVLSSRKW encoded by the coding sequence ATGATTCAGATCTTTTTGAAAGAGTTCAACAGCTTTCTTAATTCTTTAATAGCCTATATTGTAATTAGTGTGTTCCTTACGGGAATAGGCCTTTTGATGTGGGTCTTTCCTGATACTTCTGTGCTGGAGTATGGCTATGCTGATATGGAAACGCTTTTCGTTTTAGGGCCTTATGTGTTTATGTTTTTAATACCGGCCATAACCATGCGCATGTTTGCTGAAGAAAAGCGTGGAGGTACTATTGAATTATTGCTTACCAAGCCAATTACTGATTGGCAGATTATATTTGGTAAGTACTTGTCTGGGTTGGTTTTAGTGGTTTTTGCTATTGTTCCTACGCTGGTTTACTATTGGTCTATTTATAAATTAGGTAGTCCTGAAGGTAATATTGATACCGCCGGGGTAATGGGGTCTTATGTAGGCCTGGTCTTACTGGGGGCGGTTTTTACTGCCATCGGAATTTTCTCGTCAGTAATTAGTTCTAACCAAATCATCTCTTTTATAGTAGCAGTGTTCTTCTGCTTTATAGTGTATTCAGGGTTCGAATCAATCGCTTCTATAAATGATTGGGGGCAGTTTTCAGGTATGCTGGAGCAGTTGGGTATTCTATATCATTATGATGCCCTGAGCAAAGGCCTGATAGATAGCCGTGATGTAATATATTTTCTTAGTGTGATAGCAGTAGTCCTATTAGCCACTAAACTCGTTTTAAGTAGTAGGAAATGGTAG
- the gldA gene encoding gliding motility-associated ABC transporter ATP-binding subunit GldA, which translates to MSISVRNLTKVYGQQKAIDSISFEVKKGEILGFLGPNGAGKSTTMKIATCYLPPTEGTVEVCGLDVIEESVEVRKHIGYLPEHNPLYLEMYVREYLQFIGKVYGVSGKILKSRIDEIISLCGLTKEQNKKIEALSKGYRQRVGLAQALIHDPEVLILDEPTTGLDPNQIVEIRNLIKSISQDKTVIFSTHIMQEVQALCDRVVVINNGKIVANDAIDQLKNTQRKVAVITVEFAETIDEEGLKLIEGVLEVERGDGHKYKVTASVEKDVRPEIFNYATKENVTLLGLQQEEVTIENVFQELTKGGKTE; encoded by the coding sequence ATGTCGATATCTGTCAGAAATCTCACGAAAGTATACGGGCAACAGAAGGCAATAGATAGCATCTCTTTTGAAGTGAAAAAAGGAGAGATTCTTGGCTTTTTAGGACCTAATGGAGCGGGCAAGTCCACCACTATGAAAATAGCCACCTGCTATTTACCACCTACCGAAGGCACCGTGGAGGTGTGTGGCCTGGATGTTATAGAAGAATCAGTAGAGGTGAGAAAGCATATTGGCTACCTGCCAGAGCACAATCCTCTTTATCTGGAAATGTATGTGCGAGAGTACTTACAGTTTATAGGTAAGGTTTACGGCGTGTCCGGTAAGATTCTTAAAAGCCGGATAGATGAAATTATCAGTCTCTGTGGGCTCACTAAAGAGCAAAACAAAAAAATAGAAGCCCTATCAAAAGGGTATAGGCAGCGTGTAGGCTTGGCGCAGGCGCTAATCCATGATCCGGAAGTGCTTATTCTGGATGAGCCTACCACCGGTCTCGATCCTAACCAGATAGTAGAAATTCGTAACCTGATCAAAAGCATTAGTCAGGATAAAACGGTGATCTTTTCTACTCACATTATGCAGGAGGTGCAGGCGCTTTGCGATAGGGTAGTAGTAATTAATAATGGAAAAATAGTGGCGAACGATGCCATTGACCAGCTTAAAAATACCCAAAGAAAGGTGGCAGTCATTACTGTGGAGTTTGCAGAGACAATAGATGAGGAAGGTCTGAAACTTATAGAAGGGGTGCTAGAGGTAGAGAGAGGAGATGGGCATAAATATAAAGTTACCGCTTCCGTAGAGAAGGATGTGAGACCTGAAATCTTCAATTATGCAACTAAAGAGAATGTCACTTTGCTGGGTTTACAACAAGAAGAAGTGACTATAGAAAATGTATTCCAGGAGTTAACGAAAGGAGGCAAAACAGAATGA
- a CDS encoding redoxin domain-containing protein, producing MISMYPVRIVMQKFIFTFLLSITFLTSQAQNGYKLDFQIHGLSDTTIYLGNFFGESTYLTDTAQVDSQGKFTFDGKNALSKGIYFLVLNKSKLFDLIINDDQTFKIETTRPEFVETAKVTGDVDNEVFFKNMLYNEARNEEAKPQVEILKDSSSTTAEKEAARAFLNTLNKKVMKHQDEVIEKYPNTLFAKILKANQNIEVPEPPKLENGAIDSTFSYRYYRAHYWDNFNLADPAMIRLNEPLYKRKVEDYLDKMLLQHPDTISNAIDELAAIAKKDQDTYKYFVWIVTIKYQQPEIMGLDEVFVHLYDKYFASGEMDFWANDKLKQNLGDRANQLRNSLIGLKAPNLIMQNEDLKSRALYDMKNKYTVIYFYDPDCGHCKKETPRLKEFYDNSAYDVGIYAVSADTSMVKMKDYIKTMHMEEWTTVNGPRTYTESYRNLYDAMTTPTIYVLDSDKKIIAKKLPAERLEEFLKRYEAIENREHQ from the coding sequence ATGATTTCAATGTATCCTGTAAGAATAGTTATGCAGAAATTCATCTTTACTTTTTTACTTTCAATCACATTTTTAACCAGCCAGGCACAAAATGGCTACAAGCTTGATTTTCAGATTCATGGCTTATCCGACACCACCATTTATCTGGGCAACTTCTTCGGAGAAAGCACCTACCTCACTGATACCGCTCAGGTAGATAGTCAGGGGAAATTCACTTTTGACGGCAAAAACGCATTGAGCAAAGGCATTTACTTCCTGGTATTAAACAAATCCAAATTATTTGACCTGATCATTAATGATGACCAGACATTTAAAATAGAAACGACCAGACCTGAGTTTGTAGAAACAGCTAAGGTTACCGGAGATGTTGATAATGAAGTGTTCTTCAAAAACATGCTCTACAATGAAGCTCGTAACGAAGAAGCCAAGCCGCAAGTAGAAATTTTAAAAGACAGCAGCAGCACTACTGCAGAAAAAGAAGCCGCCAGAGCTTTTCTCAATACTTTAAATAAAAAAGTAATGAAGCATCAGGATGAAGTGATAGAGAAATACCCTAACACTTTGTTTGCTAAAATATTAAAAGCTAATCAAAATATTGAAGTCCCTGAGCCTCCTAAATTAGAAAATGGTGCCATAGACTCTACTTTTAGTTACAGATACTACAGAGCGCACTATTGGGATAATTTCAATCTGGCTGATCCTGCTATGATCAGGCTAAATGAGCCTTTATATAAGAGAAAAGTTGAAGACTATTTAGATAAAATGCTGCTACAGCACCCTGACACCATTAGCAATGCTATAGATGAATTAGCCGCTATCGCCAAAAAGGATCAGGACACTTACAAATACTTTGTTTGGATAGTGACCATAAAATATCAGCAGCCCGAAATAATGGGTTTAGACGAGGTCTTTGTTCATCTCTATGATAAATATTTTGCTTCTGGCGAAATGGACTTTTGGGCGAATGACAAGTTAAAACAAAACCTTGGAGATAGAGCCAACCAACTAAGAAACAGCCTTATAGGACTAAAAGCACCTAACTTAATTATGCAAAATGAAGACTTAAAGTCTCGCGCTTTGTATGATATGAAAAATAAGTACACGGTGATTTATTTCTATGATCCTGACTGTGGCCACTGTAAAAAAGAAACGCCCAGACTTAAAGAATTTTATGATAACTCCGCTTATGACGTAGGTATTTATGCAGTATCTGCTGACACCTCTATGGTGAAGATGAAAGACTACATTAAAACCATGCATATGGAAGAGTGGACCACCGTAAATGGCCCCAGAACCTACACGGAGTCATACAGAAATCTATATGATGCTATGACTACCCCTACTATTTATGTACTGGATAGTGATAAAAAAATTATAGCTAAAAAACTTCCGGCCGAGCGATTGGAAGAATTTTTAAAAAGATATGAAGCAATAGAAAACAGGGAGCATCAATAA
- a CDS encoding FAD-containing oxidoreductase, with protein sequence MTHFDAIIIGAGQAGPPLASRLASEGYKVAIVERKFFGGTCVNTGCTPTEAMVASAKVAHTVKHASTHGVIGASNFKIDFDQVKKRRDEIVMQSREGIETWMEEDENITVFRGQAHFINNKALQINDEEIDAEKIFINVGGRARIADHEEGLEYLTNSTIMNLAELPEHLVIIGGSYVGVEFAQMFRRFGSKVTIIEKGEYLLSREDQDVSENVRQILEKEGIHVRTQAECIYAKSSEEDGVEVEINCTDGEPAVSGSHVLYAIGRIPNTDDLGLENTDIELDEQGYIKTDECLATTVGGVWALGDCNGKGAFTHTAYNDFEIVEDHLLNGGTRKVSDRIACYALYMDPPLARVGMTEKEVKEKGIKALKAEMPMNKVARAKEKGESEGFMKVIVDAESHLILGASILGVGGDEIIHSIIDVMYAKQPYEVIKNAVHIHPTVSELIPTMLADLKEI encoded by the coding sequence ATGACTCACTTTGATGCGATAATTATTGGGGCAGGCCAGGCAGGCCCTCCTTTAGCCTCCAGGTTAGCATCTGAAGGGTATAAAGTAGCTATTGTAGAAAGAAAATTCTTTGGTGGTACCTGTGTTAATACAGGCTGTACTCCTACCGAGGCTATGGTAGCCAGTGCTAAAGTTGCTCATACCGTAAAACATGCTTCAACTCATGGAGTAATTGGTGCTTCTAATTTCAAGATAGATTTCGATCAGGTAAAGAAAAGGCGTGACGAGATAGTGATGCAATCCCGAGAAGGGATAGAAACCTGGATGGAAGAAGATGAGAATATCACTGTATTTAGAGGCCAAGCTCATTTTATTAATAATAAGGCACTTCAAATTAATGATGAGGAAATAGACGCAGAGAAGATTTTTATAAATGTAGGAGGTAGAGCGCGTATAGCTGATCATGAAGAAGGACTAGAATATCTTACTAATTCTACCATCATGAATCTGGCTGAGCTGCCAGAGCATTTAGTAATTATCGGAGGTAGTTATGTGGGGGTGGAGTTTGCTCAGATGTTCAGGAGGTTTGGTAGTAAAGTAACTATTATAGAAAAAGGCGAATATCTTCTTAGTAGAGAAGATCAGGATGTTTCTGAAAATGTGAGACAAATTCTTGAGAAAGAAGGAATTCATGTTCGTACGCAGGCGGAATGTATTTATGCTAAGTCCTCTGAGGAAGATGGTGTGGAGGTGGAAATTAATTGTACTGATGGTGAGCCGGCTGTATCAGGAAGTCATGTGCTTTACGCCATAGGTAGAATTCCTAATACTGATGATCTGGGGCTGGAGAATACTGATATTGAGTTAGATGAACAGGGTTATATAAAAACTGATGAATGTTTAGCTACCACTGTAGGTGGCGTTTGGGCTTTGGGAGATTGTAACGGCAAGGGAGCTTTTACTCACACTGCTTATAATGACTTTGAAATAGTGGAGGATCACCTGTTAAATGGAGGCACCAGAAAGGTCTCTGATAGAATCGCCTGTTATGCGCTATATATGGATCCGCCACTAGCTCGTGTAGGAATGACCGAAAAGGAAGTAAAAGAAAAGGGTATCAAGGCCTTGAAAGCTGAAATGCCGATGAACAAGGTGGCCAGAGCAAAAGAAAAAGGAGAGTCAGAAGGCTTTATGAAAGTGATAGTAGATGCTGAATCCCATTTGATTCTCGGAGCCTCAATTCTTGGGGTAGGAGGCGATGAAATAATCCATTCTATTATTGATGTGATGTATGCTAAGCAGCCTTATGAAGTGATAAAAAATGCTGTGCACATACACCCAACTGTGTCAGAACTGATACCAACTATGTTGGCTGATCTAAAAGAGATATAA
- a CDS encoding polyprenyl synthetase family protein — MALKLRDIQSPIASEMEEFEKKFRASMKTKVLLLDKIMSYIVKRKGKQMRPMFVFLTAGTCGNIDEATYRGASLIELLHTATLVHDDVVDDANYRRGFFSVNALWKNKIAVLVGDYLLSRGLLLSIDNGDYHLLKIVSQAVKLMSEGELLQMEKARKLDITEEVYYEIIRQKTASLIASCCAVGAASVQDNAEVVEKMHAFGEKVGMAFQIKDDLFDYGEDEVGKPLGIDIREKKMTLPLIHALQKASWLERKRVLNLVRNHNDNTKKINEIIDFVKTSGGLEYAQTVMMRYYEEAVAILDDFADTPYKTSLKNLVQFTIERNK; from the coding sequence ATGGCTTTAAAACTACGTGATATCCAGTCCCCAATAGCTTCAGAGATGGAGGAATTTGAAAAAAAATTCCGAGCCTCTATGAAGACCAAAGTGTTGTTGCTCGACAAAATAATGAGTTACATCGTAAAGCGCAAAGGTAAGCAGATGCGGCCTATGTTTGTGTTTCTTACGGCAGGCACTTGCGGAAATATTGATGAGGCCACCTACCGAGGAGCGTCTTTAATTGAATTATTACACACCGCCACTCTTGTGCATGATGATGTAGTAGATGATGCTAATTACCGTCGTGGATTTTTCTCTGTAAATGCTTTATGGAAAAATAAGATAGCCGTACTTGTTGGTGATTATTTACTGAGCCGAGGGTTATTGCTTTCTATTGATAATGGAGATTATCATTTATTGAAAATAGTATCTCAGGCAGTAAAGCTAATGAGTGAGGGTGAGCTTCTGCAAATGGAGAAAGCACGCAAGCTGGATATTACAGAGGAGGTTTATTATGAGATCATCAGGCAGAAAACCGCTTCACTTATCGCTTCATGTTGTGCGGTGGGGGCAGCATCAGTGCAAGATAATGCTGAGGTAGTAGAGAAAATGCATGCTTTTGGCGAAAAAGTAGGTATGGCGTTTCAGATTAAAGATGATCTTTTTGATTATGGTGAGGATGAGGTAGGTAAGCCCCTTGGAATTGATATCCGAGAGAAAAAAATGACCCTTCCATTAATTCATGCTCTGCAAAAGGCCTCTTGGTTAGAAAGAAAACGTGTACTCAATCTGGTAAGAAACCATAATGATAACACCAAGAAGATCAACGAGATCATTGATTTTGTAAAGACCTCAGGCGGATTAGAATATGCTCAGACCGTGATGATGAGGTACTACGAGGAAGCAGTGGCCATTCTAGATGATTTTGCTGATACGCCTTATAAAACATCATTAAAAAACCTGGTTCAGTTTACTATAGAGCGCAATAAATAA
- a CDS encoding alpha/beta hydrolase family protein, protein MTNSLKLKDNILIPGEHKAAKILVDVRYISNNSKKPLIIFIHGFKGFKDWGYFNILSEKFSKNEFVFAKFNLSHNGTTPENPTDFADLEAFSQNNFTIELDDIKSVIDYFHSDECEVPTSEIDLNAIYLMGHSRGGGISILKAAEDERVTGLATWASIADIKMRWPQQVLDQWKKDKVFYITNSRTKQEMPMDYQIVEDFLAHEERFTISNAAKKLNIPQLIVHGTNDETVEHRDALMLHELNPNSELFLIEDADHVLGGSHPYNGDDLPEDAQKAFLRTLEFFKAIKNSELEHN, encoded by the coding sequence ATGACCAACTCGTTAAAATTGAAAGATAATATTCTAATACCTGGTGAACACAAAGCTGCAAAAATATTAGTTGATGTTAGATATATATCAAATAACAGCAAAAAACCTTTAATAATATTTATTCACGGCTTCAAAGGTTTTAAAGATTGGGGTTATTTCAACATTTTATCAGAAAAATTTTCTAAAAATGAATTTGTTTTCGCCAAATTCAACCTTTCACATAATGGTACTACCCCAGAAAACCCAACCGATTTCGCTGATCTGGAAGCCTTTTCTCAGAACAATTTTACGATAGAGCTAGATGACATTAAGAGTGTAATAGACTATTTCCATTCTGATGAATGTGAAGTACCTACCAGCGAAATTGATCTCAATGCCATTTATTTAATGGGTCATAGCCGTGGTGGTGGCATTTCTATATTAAAAGCTGCAGAAGATGAAAGAGTGACAGGCCTTGCTACCTGGGCTTCTATTGCAGACATAAAAATGCGCTGGCCACAGCAGGTGCTGGACCAATGGAAAAAAGACAAGGTATTCTACATTACTAACAGCCGCACCAAGCAAGAAATGCCTATGGATTACCAAATAGTAGAAGATTTTCTGGCCCATGAGGAGAGGTTCACCATTTCGAATGCTGCCAAAAAACTGAATATTCCGCAACTTATTGTACATGGCACTAATGACGAAACCGTAGAACACAGAGATGCGCTTATGCTGCATGAGTTAAACCCTAACAGTGAATTATTCCTTATTGAAGATGCTGATCATGTTTTAGGAGGCTCACATCCTTATAACGGAGATGATTTACCGGAAGATGCTCAGAAAGCCTTTTTAAGGACACTTGAATTTTTCAAAGCCATTAAAAATTCTGAACTTGAACATAACTAA
- the corA gene encoding magnesium/cobalt transporter CorA translates to MNLTRISKLSKLIGIRNSKQKAGLPPGTLIYTGSKLTNKSEIDLISYNEKEIQEFTGKDIKTVLPHTNDARVNWLNIDGLHNIELIENIGEHFGLHPLLLEDILNPGQRPKTDDYENHLFFTLKTLHSIQEEENDDGSVINYEQISFVLGKNYLLSFQEKEGDLFDGLRSRLRQDNIASVTRARKKGADYLFYRLIDTVVDSYYIVLEQVGEKIEELEDEVYLEPTNDTLKQIQKLKKELIFLRKSVYPLRESLSKIIKGEYALINPDTITFFSDVYDHTIHVIETIETYRDLTTSLMDMYMTSISNKMNEVMKVLTIIATIFIPLTFIAGIYGMNFENMPELHLKYGYFYTWGIMIAIFIAMIIYFKRKDWI, encoded by the coding sequence ATGAATTTAACACGTATTTCAAAATTGTCTAAACTAATAGGCATAAGAAACTCTAAGCAAAAGGCGGGTTTACCTCCCGGCACGCTCATATACACCGGTAGTAAGCTTACCAATAAGTCAGAAATCGATCTTATTTCTTATAATGAAAAAGAAATACAAGAATTTACTGGTAAAGACATCAAAACGGTACTGCCACACACGAATGATGCCCGAGTAAATTGGCTCAACATCGATGGACTTCATAATATTGAACTGATAGAGAATATTGGAGAACATTTTGGACTACACCCTCTTTTGCTGGAAGACATTCTTAACCCAGGTCAAAGGCCTAAAACTGACGATTATGAAAACCACCTGTTTTTCACTCTAAAAACTTTGCATTCCATTCAGGAAGAAGAGAATGATGATGGCAGCGTCATTAATTATGAGCAAATCAGCTTTGTGCTAGGCAAGAATTATTTACTGTCGTTTCAAGAAAAAGAAGGCGATCTCTTTGATGGCTTACGCAGCAGGTTAAGACAAGACAATATTGCCAGTGTAACACGAGCTAGAAAAAAAGGAGCTGATTACCTTTTCTATAGACTTATAGATACCGTGGTAGACAGCTACTACATAGTGCTAGAGCAGGTAGGAGAAAAAATAGAAGAGCTGGAAGACGAAGTATATCTGGAACCTACTAATGACACACTCAAGCAAATTCAAAAGCTAAAGAAGGAACTTATATTTCTCAGGAAATCAGTTTACCCACTTAGAGAGTCTCTAAGCAAAATAATAAAAGGTGAATATGCCCTGATAAACCCAGATACCATTACCTTCTTTTCTGATGTGTATGATCATACTATACATGTAATAGAAACCATAGAAACTTACCGGGATCTTACCACCAGTTTAATGGACATGTATATGACTAGCATTAGCAATAAAATGAACGAAGTGATGAAAGTGCTTACTATCATAGCTACCATTTTCATTCCACTTACTTTTATTGCAGGCATCTACGGCATGAATTTCGAGAATATGCCGGAGCTCCACCTCAAATACGGCTATTTCTATACCTGGGGAATCATGATAGCCATTTTTATAGCTATGATTATCTATTTTAAGCGGAAAGACTGGATATGA